In Hemitrygon akajei unplaced genomic scaffold, sHemAka1.3 Scf000119, whole genome shotgun sequence, the following are encoded in one genomic region:
- the LOC140723568 gene encoding NLR family CARD domain-containing protein 3-like, whose protein sequence is MVQKIVYDWATGKIYQQFQFVFSFKFRDLNTINCRINLKELILDQYPYFGNILREVWKNPEGLLFIFDGLDEFKDKIDFSDSRGHTEPPSTCTDPEFKCKVSDIVYNLIQHKLLPGCSVLVTTRPTALHSLEKAEISVRAEILGFVGEERKEYFIRYFEDQTVAAAVFQHVKENEILYTMSYNPSYCWILALALGPFFTQRVRDPQRVPKTITQLYSYYIYNILKNHGREIENPRDVLLRVGQMAFTGVSEKKVVFTDGDLIKFNLHPSQFLSGLLMELLEREDSARSVVYTFPHLTIQEFVAAVAQFLNPHPGDFLKFLTEVHSTTDGRFEVFLRFVAGLSSPMTARALEEFLGPFPHQATCQVIDWVKGEVKRQSGNTWSEAGKRSLLNTLHYLFESQNGGLAQAALESVETLSFSGMTLTPVDCAVLSHVIGLCDTIKHLNLGNCHIQFEGIQRLGPGLHKCQELGLGWNQLGDSGVKLVSAALRNPKSKIQKLDLYNVGLRDSGAEDLVSALSTNPSLTVLNLGSNSLTDGSVPALRRLIPTLPSLEWIELGGNRFSVTGRKELRFVWGVRPTLGLDPVNI, encoded by the exons atggtacaaaagattgtttatgactgggccacggggaaaatataccaacaattccagtttgtcttcagtttcaaattccgggatttaaacaccattaactgcagaataaacctgaaggaactgattctggatcagtatccttactttgggaatatcctgagagaggtctggaagaacccagagggattgctgtttatatttgatggtttggatgaattcaaagaCAAAATTGATTTTTCTGACAGTCGGGGACACACAGAACCTCCttccacatgcacagatcctgaattcaagtgcaaggtgtctgacattgtgtacaatttaatccagcacaagctgctcccagggtgttcagtgctggtgaccacccgccccactgcgttacattcattggaaaaggctgagatcagtgtccgggctgaaatcctgggatttgttggtgaggaacggaaggaatatttcatcaggtattttgaagatcagacggtggcggcaGCTGTTTTccaacacgtgaaggagaacgagatcctgtacaccatgagctacaacccctcctactgctggatcctcgctctggcactagGCCcgttcttcacacaaagagtcagggacccacagcgagttcccaagaccattacccaactgtactcctactatatttacaacatcctgaaaaaccacggccgtgagattgagaacccccgtgatgtgttactcagggttggtcagatggccttcacaggagtgtccgagaagaaggttgtgtttacagatggagatttgatcaagttcaatctgcatccttcccagttcctgtccgggttacTGATGGAGCTCttagagagagaggattctgcccggagcgtggtgtacacattcccacacctcaccatccaagagtttgtagctgcagtcgcacaattcctgaatccacatcccggggatttcctgaaattcctcactgaagtccaCAGCACAActgatgggcgatttgaggtatttctccgttttgttgctggtctctcctccccaatgacagctcgggccctggaggagtttctgggtccatttcctcatcaagcAACCTGccaggtgattgactgggtgaagggggaggttaaacgccagagtggaaacacatggagtgaagctggtaaaaggagcctcctgaacacattgcactacctgtttgagtctcagaatggtggactggctcaggctgcACTggaatctgtggaaacactttcattcagtggaatgacactgaccccggttgactgcgcggtcctgtctcatgtcatcggactctgtgatacaataaaacacctcaatCTGGGGAACTGCCACATTCAGtttgaaggaatccagcggctgggacccgggcttcacaagtgccaggagttggg acttgggtggaaccaactgggagattcaggagtgaaactggtgtctgcggctctgaggaacccgaagagtaaaatacagaaactgga tctGTACAATGTCGGTCTCAgggattctggtgccgaggatctcgtctccgctctcagtacaaacccatcgcTGACGGTGCTGAACCTGGGATCAAACTCACTGACAGacggatctgtccccgctctccgccgcctcataccgaccctcccgagtctggagtggatcga gctgggcgggaatcggttcagtgtgaccgggaggaaggaactgagatTTGTGTGGGgagtcagacccacactgggattgGATCCTGtcaacatctga